Proteins encoded within one genomic window of Streptomyces rubradiris:
- a CDS encoding IclR family transcriptional regulator, which yields MPRTQNQPDGGEDEAGREPGRAHRRGGRGAAGAVQSVDRAVSVLEILARHGEAGVTEIAEELDVHKSTAFRLLGVLEHRGLVAQAKDRGKYYLGAGVLRLAGAAAVRLDISQEGVPVCREVADELGETVNIAVLDDDAAVNIMQARGTAAVTAQNWLGRRTPLHATSSGKVLLAHLSPTLREGLLARPLTRFTDRTVTGAAMLRAELEAVVRQGYGVTVEELELGLAAVAAPVRAHDGEVIAAISVSGPVYRLDADRLPEVARRTAAAGAELSRRMGYGF from the coding sequence ATGCCCCGTACGCAGAACCAGCCCGACGGCGGCGAGGACGAGGCCGGCCGGGAGCCGGGGCGCGCACACCGGCGGGGCGGCCGTGGGGCGGCCGGCGCGGTGCAGTCGGTGGACCGTGCCGTGAGCGTGCTGGAGATCCTCGCCCGGCACGGCGAGGCGGGCGTCACCGAGATCGCCGAGGAGCTGGACGTCCACAAGTCCACGGCGTTCCGGTTGCTCGGCGTCCTGGAGCACCGGGGCCTGGTGGCCCAGGCCAAGGACCGCGGGAAGTACTACCTGGGGGCCGGTGTGCTGCGCCTGGCGGGAGCGGCGGCGGTGCGTCTGGACATCTCCCAGGAGGGCGTCCCGGTGTGCCGGGAGGTCGCCGACGAGCTGGGTGAGACGGTCAACATCGCCGTCCTCGACGACGACGCGGCGGTCAACATCATGCAGGCCCGCGGCACCGCGGCCGTGACCGCGCAGAACTGGCTGGGCCGGCGCACCCCGCTGCACGCCACGTCCAGCGGCAAGGTGCTCCTCGCGCACCTGTCGCCGACCCTGCGCGAGGGTCTGCTGGCGCGGCCGCTGACGCGGTTCACGGATCGTACGGTCACGGGTGCGGCGATGCTGCGCGCCGAGCTGGAGGCCGTGGTCCGGCAGGGGTACGGCGTCACGGTGGAGGAGCTGGAGCTGGGTCTCGCGGCCGTCGCGGCCCCGGTGCGCGCGCACGACGGCGAGGTGATCGCGGCGATCAGCGTCTCGGGTCCGGTGTACCGGCTCGACGCGGACCGGTTGCCCGAGGTGGCCCGGCGTACGGCCGCGGCGGGCGCCGAGCTGTCCCGGCGGATGGGGTACGGCTTCTGA
- a CDS encoding roadblock/LC7 domain-containing protein has protein sequence MTAPKATGHTTTNKGELNWLLDDLVDRVASIRKALILSGDGLPTGVSKDLTREDSEHLAAVASGFHSLAKGVGRHFDAGGVRQTIVELDGAFLFVTAAGDGSCLAVLSDADSDVGQVAYEMTLLVKRVGVHLGTAPRTDLPAGG, from the coding sequence ATGACCGCACCGAAGGCCACCGGCCACACGACGACGAACAAGGGGGAGCTGAACTGGCTCCTGGACGACCTGGTGGACCGGGTCGCCAGCATCCGCAAGGCCCTCATCCTGTCCGGCGACGGACTGCCGACCGGGGTGTCCAAGGACCTGACCAGGGAGGACAGCGAGCACCTGGCCGCCGTCGCGTCCGGCTTCCACAGCCTCGCCAAGGGCGTGGGCCGCCACTTCGACGCGGGCGGCGTCCGGCAGACCATCGTCGAGCTGGACGGTGCCTTCCTCTTCGTCACCGCCGCCGGTGACGGCAGCTGCCTCGCCGTCCTCTCGGACGCCGACTCCGACGTCGGACAGGTCGCCTACGAGATGACGCTGCTGGTCAAGCGGGTCGGTGTGCATCTGGGCACCGCCCCGCGCACCGATCTGCCCGCAGGCGGGTAG
- a CDS encoding nitrate- and nitrite sensing domain-containing protein: protein MRFRGKSIRRKIVALLLVPLVSLTGVWAFATVFAGREVAQLFRVSDVVEDIGYPAEDTVRVLQQERRQALVYLADPRASEALSALHRTRAATDRSIDKLRRNAGDQDTRDDLEADGREHLTAVLDSLDGLDSLRHSVEQRSLTRAQAFGLYNRLVDPCYALLASLVGIDDVEVEKQARALVNLTRARELLAREDALIGSSLVVGRLTRDETRQISDLVAQRTLLYDISLPLLPAAERARYERFWKNATTAPLRGAERTVAAMDSGTPRGVTAKSWDSAAATVLDELGTMEDQASDRYQDRMRPVAFGVIAQAAVVGLLGLIALLVSIVLSIRIGRALIRDLRQLRQEAHEASGVRLPSVMRRLSVGEQVDVETEVPRLEYDKNEIGEVGQALNTLQRAAVEAAVKQAELRAGVSEVFVNLARRSQVLLHKQLTLLDSMERRTEDTDELADLFRLDHLTTRMRRHAEGLVILSGAAPSRQWRRPVQLMDVVRAAVAEVEDYERIEVRRLPRVAVTGPAVADLTHLVAELLENATVFSPPHTAVQVVGERVANGFTLEIHDRGLGMTAEALLDANLRLAETPEFELSDTDRLGLFVVSRLAQRQNVRVSLQPSPYGGTTAVVFIPDALLTEDVPDTNGVGFRLDRDRAGNGGEQALGRGGGRSPEPLRLPGPPTSVLDGPVELEAPVDLDALEDFPGALPDEDSERGGLFRPRRSRPGGDEQSHHDTGDHGAVPLPRRQTPKLVSSHGKPVTDQRPRRGEPAPEPTAGPQGSGPGGLAPLPTRRRGTAARHLPADPAGERAGTRDESGGETPGAPALPRRTRPRTSGPGGSADPAPPPGGTTAPAGDPAAEPGVSPLPRRVRQANLAPQLKQDTERRARRAEQPADRDADEVRSRMASLQRGWQRGREENAAGDGAHNGTAQGTTKGDGR from the coding sequence ATGCGCTTTCGCGGGAAGTCGATCCGCCGGAAGATCGTGGCGCTGCTTCTCGTGCCGCTGGTGTCCCTGACCGGCGTCTGGGCGTTCGCCACGGTGTTCGCGGGCCGGGAAGTGGCCCAGCTGTTCCGCGTGTCGGACGTCGTCGAGGACATCGGCTACCCGGCCGAGGACACCGTCCGCGTCCTCCAGCAGGAACGCCGCCAGGCCCTCGTCTACCTCGCCGACCCGCGGGCCTCCGAGGCCCTGTCCGCGCTGCACCGCACCCGCGCCGCCACCGACCGCTCGATCGACAAGCTCCGCCGGAACGCCGGGGACCAGGACACCCGGGACGACCTGGAGGCGGACGGCCGTGAACACCTGACCGCCGTCCTGGACTCCCTGGACGGCCTCGACTCCCTGCGCCACAGCGTCGAACAGCGCTCCCTCACCCGGGCCCAGGCGTTCGGCCTCTACAACCGCCTCGTCGACCCCTGCTACGCGCTGCTCGCCTCCCTCGTCGGCATCGACGACGTCGAGGTCGAGAAGCAGGCCCGCGCCCTGGTCAACCTCACCCGGGCCCGCGAACTGCTCGCCCGCGAGGACGCCCTGATCGGCTCGTCCCTCGTCGTCGGCCGGCTCACCCGGGACGAGACCCGCCAGATCTCCGACCTCGTCGCCCAGCGCACCCTCCTGTACGACATCAGCCTCCCGCTGCTGCCCGCCGCCGAACGCGCACGCTACGAACGCTTCTGGAAGAACGCCACCACGGCACCCCTGCGCGGAGCCGAACGGACCGTGGCCGCCATGGACTCCGGCACCCCCCGCGGGGTCACCGCCAAGAGCTGGGACTCCGCCGCGGCCACCGTCCTGGACGAACTGGGCACCATGGAAGACCAGGCGAGCGACCGCTACCAGGACCGCATGCGCCCGGTGGCCTTCGGCGTCATCGCGCAGGCGGCCGTCGTCGGCCTCCTCGGCCTGATCGCCCTCCTCGTCTCCATCGTCCTGTCCATCCGGATCGGCCGCGCCCTCATCCGCGACCTGCGCCAGCTGCGGCAGGAGGCCCACGAGGCGTCCGGCGTCCGGCTGCCCAGCGTGATGCGCCGGCTGTCCGTCGGTGAGCAGGTCGACGTCGAGACCGAGGTGCCGCGCCTGGAGTACGACAAGAACGAGATCGGCGAGGTCGGACAGGCCCTCAACACCCTCCAGCGGGCCGCCGTGGAGGCCGCCGTCAAGCAGGCCGAACTGCGGGCCGGCGTCTCCGAGGTCTTCGTCAACCTCGCCCGCCGCAGCCAGGTGCTGCTGCACAAGCAGCTCACCCTGCTCGACAGCATGGAGCGCCGCACCGAGGACACCGACGAACTCGCCGACCTGTTCCGCCTGGACCACCTCACCACCCGCATGCGCCGGCACGCCGAGGGCCTGGTGATCCTCTCCGGAGCCGCGCCCTCCCGGCAGTGGCGCCGCCCGGTGCAGCTGATGGACGTGGTCCGCGCCGCCGTCGCCGAGGTCGAGGACTACGAGCGCATCGAGGTCCGGCGCCTGCCGCGGGTCGCCGTCACCGGGCCCGCCGTCGCCGACCTCACCCACCTCGTGGCCGAACTCCTGGAGAACGCCACGGTCTTCTCGCCCCCGCACACCGCCGTCCAGGTCGTCGGCGAGCGGGTCGCCAACGGCTTCACCCTGGAGATCCACGACCGGGGTCTCGGTATGACGGCCGAGGCGCTCCTCGACGCCAATCTCCGCCTCGCCGAGACACCCGAGTTCGAGCTCTCCGACACCGACCGGCTGGGCCTGTTCGTCGTCAGCCGTCTCGCCCAGCGCCAGAACGTCCGGGTCTCCCTCCAGCCGTCGCCGTACGGCGGAACCACCGCCGTGGTGTTCATCCCCGACGCGCTGCTCACCGAGGACGTCCCGGACACCAACGGCGTCGGTTTCCGGCTCGACCGGGACCGCGCGGGCAACGGCGGCGAGCAGGCGCTCGGCCGCGGCGGCGGGCGGTCCCCGGAACCGCTGCGGCTGCCCGGTCCGCCGACCTCCGTGCTGGACGGCCCGGTCGAGCTGGAGGCGCCCGTCGACCTCGACGCGCTGGAGGACTTCCCCGGCGCCCTCCCGGACGAGGACAGCGAGCGCGGCGGCCTGTTCCGCCCCCGCCGGTCCCGGCCGGGCGGCGACGAGCAGTCGCACCACGACACCGGCGACCACGGGGCCGTACCGCTGCCCCGGCGGCAGACGCCCAAGCTGGTCAGCTCGCACGGCAAGCCCGTCACCGACCAGCGGCCCCGCCGCGGCGAACCGGCCCCGGAACCCACCGCCGGCCCGCAGGGCTCCGGCCCGGGCGGACTGGCCCCGCTGCCCACCCGCCGCCGCGGCACCGCAGCCCGGCACCTCCCGGCCGACCCCGCGGGCGAGCGGGCCGGGACCCGGGACGAGAGCGGCGGCGAGACGCCCGGGGCCCCGGCGCTGCCCAGGCGCACCCGGCCCCGGACATCCGGCCCCGGTGGATCGGCGGACCCGGCCCCGCCCCCCGGCGGCACCACCGCGCCGGCCGGCGACCCGGCCGCGGAGCCGGGCGTCAGCCCGCTGCCCCGGCGCGTACGCCAGGCGAACCTGGCCCCCCAGCTCAAGCAGGACACCGAACGGCGCGCCCGGCGCGCGGAGCAGCCCGCCGACCGTGACGCCGACGAGGTCCGCAGCCGGATGGCCTCGCTCCAGCGCGGCTGGCAGCGCGGCCGGGAGGAGAACGCCGCCGGCGACGGGGCCCACAACGGCACAGCACAAGGAACGACCAAGGGAGACGGTCGATGA
- a CDS encoding GGDEF domain-containing protein, producing MHSWTDTLRFAFQPVVNLRTGAVAALETLARPETGDILAEARRDPELDGRLAVLAFRAAARKETLLPLHLNVFAATLADLGGLAPLHDAVRGAGRMPWEVTLDIVPPYTHVPHRALLEAVAALREQGFRISADGIGDGDVPLRLLTDLSPGLVKLDASLLARPAAVRAMRTLCEELGALVAVEGVETEHQCAAALAAGAQLAQGELFAPPARIPAVDVYVPSLAPGALTAPRPGPSVREFVRPAAVLPLSASAERVRALLTGSPDVSGVLLVDPAGRPVRSVHRSRFLLSMSTRYGHALYADRPAHKLGDTPRTVGVDATAWEVLDVVAVGGRDRTSDDVAVVDEEGRCVGTVRLADLVRALAESRVEEAAGLNPLTRLPGSDAIVSEVDRRIAEGRAFALSWLDIDHFKQVNDGAGFAAGDELIRAVGGALQRAAGQAPVGHIGGDDFLVLADEEALDPLVAAVLDASWTAGGRPVTLSLATVVCAPGSVGDHHQAAARLAPLKKAAKALHGASWVLGRAGLPGHEVRRGIPGPAPAQTGFAAAEPQR from the coding sequence GTGCACTCCTGGACGGATACTCTCCGCTTCGCCTTCCAGCCGGTGGTCAACCTGAGGACGGGCGCGGTCGCCGCCCTGGAGACACTCGCCCGCCCGGAAACCGGCGACATCCTGGCCGAGGCCCGCCGCGACCCGGAACTGGACGGCAGGCTGGCCGTGCTGGCGTTCCGCGCGGCGGCGCGCAAGGAGACGCTGCTGCCGCTGCACCTGAACGTGTTCGCGGCCACGCTCGCCGACCTCGGCGGCCTCGCCCCGCTGCACGACGCCGTGCGCGGCGCGGGGCGCATGCCCTGGGAGGTGACGCTCGACATCGTCCCGCCCTACACGCACGTACCGCACCGGGCCCTGCTGGAGGCGGTCGCCGCGCTGCGCGAGCAGGGGTTCCGGATCAGCGCGGACGGCATCGGGGACGGCGACGTACCGCTCAGGCTGCTCACCGACCTCTCCCCCGGCCTGGTCAAGCTCGACGCCTCGCTGCTGGCGCGGCCGGCCGCGGTACGGGCGATGCGGACGCTGTGCGAGGAACTGGGCGCCCTGGTGGCGGTGGAGGGCGTGGAGACCGAGCACCAGTGCGCGGCGGCCCTCGCGGCCGGGGCGCAACTGGCACAGGGCGAGCTGTTCGCGCCGCCGGCCCGGATTCCCGCCGTGGACGTGTACGTACCGTCCCTCGCGCCCGGTGCCCTGACCGCGCCCCGTCCCGGGCCGTCGGTGCGCGAGTTCGTGCGGCCCGCCGCCGTACTGCCGCTGTCCGCCTCGGCGGAGCGGGTGCGGGCCCTGCTGACCGGTTCCCCGGACGTGTCCGGGGTGCTGCTGGTGGACCCGGCCGGGCGGCCCGTCCGGTCGGTGCACCGCTCGCGGTTCCTGCTGTCGATGTCCACCCGCTACGGACACGCCCTGTACGCCGACCGGCCGGCGCACAAGCTGGGCGACACGCCTCGCACGGTCGGGGTGGACGCGACCGCCTGGGAGGTGCTGGACGTGGTGGCGGTCGGCGGCCGGGACCGGACCTCGGACGATGTGGCGGTGGTGGACGAAGAGGGCCGGTGCGTGGGAACCGTACGGCTGGCGGACCTGGTGCGGGCGCTGGCCGAGAGCCGGGTGGAGGAGGCGGCCGGGCTCAACCCGCTGACCAGGCTGCCCGGTTCGGACGCGATCGTGAGCGAGGTGGACCGGCGGATCGCCGAGGGGCGGGCGTTCGCGCTCAGCTGGCTGGACATCGACCACTTCAAGCAGGTCAACGACGGGGCCGGGTTCGCCGCGGGCGACGAGCTGATCCGGGCGGTCGGCGGTGCGCTCCAGCGGGCGGCGGGGCAGGCGCCGGTGGGGCACATCGGCGGGGACGACTTCCTGGTGCTGGCCGACGAGGAGGCGCTCGATCCGCTGGTGGCGGCCGTACTGGACGCGTCCTGGACGGCGGGCGGACGGCCGGTCACGCTGTCCCTGGCCACCGTCGTCTGCGCTCCGGGCAGCGTTGGCGACCACCACCAGGCCGCCGCCCGGCTCGCCCCGCTGAAGAAGGCGGCCAAGGCGCTGCACGGCGCGAGCTGGGTGCTCGGCCGGGCCGGGCTGCCCGGCCACGAGGTCCGGCGCGGCATTCCCGGACCGGCCCCCGCGCAGACCGGGTTCGCGGCCGCCGAGCCACAGCGGTGA
- a CDS encoding GTP-binding protein, giving the protein MIFGRSERGKPPVEPVTLKILVAGGFGVGKTTLVGAVSEIRPLRTEELLTEAGRPVDDISGVEGKHTTTVAMDFGRITLRENLVLYLFGTPGQERFWFMWDELSEGALGAVVLADTRRLEDCFAAVDYFERRSIPFVVGVNCFEGAARYPAEAVRQALDLDDGVPLLLCDARDRESVKEVLIGLVRHAMAHSAERRRAAVG; this is encoded by the coding sequence ATGATCTTCGGGCGTTCTGAGCGCGGCAAGCCCCCGGTCGAGCCCGTCACGCTCAAGATCCTGGTGGCCGGCGGCTTCGGCGTGGGCAAGACGACCCTCGTCGGCGCGGTCAGCGAGATCAGACCGTTGCGCACCGAGGAGCTGCTCACCGAGGCCGGGCGGCCGGTCGACGACATCAGCGGTGTGGAGGGCAAGCACACCACCACGGTGGCCATGGACTTCGGCCGCATCACCCTGCGCGAGAACCTGGTGCTCTACCTCTTCGGCACACCCGGGCAGGAACGGTTCTGGTTCATGTGGGACGAGCTGTCCGAGGGCGCCCTCGGTGCCGTCGTCCTCGCCGACACCCGCCGCCTGGAGGACTGCTTCGCCGCCGTCGACTACTTCGAGCGGCGTTCCATACCCTTCGTCGTCGGCGTCAACTGCTTCGAGGGCGCCGCGCGGTACCCCGCCGAGGCCGTCCGCCAGGCGCTGGACCTGGACGACGGCGTGCCCCTGCTGCTGTGCGACGCCCGGGACCGGGAGTCGGTCAAGGAGGTGCTCATCGGCCTCGTCCGGCACGCGATGGCGCACTCGGCCGAACGCCGCCGGGCCGCCGTCGGCTGA
- a CDS encoding DUF742 domain-containing protein has protein sequence MSGDGQGRNHWFDDEAGPVVRPYAMTRGRTTSEGQHRLDLIAVVVTELDADDPETDPTLSPEHVDIVGLCRDEPQSVAELAAELDLPIGVVRVLIGDLVHTGHVHVTRPVPPAELPDESILRDVINGLRAL, from the coding sequence ATGAGCGGAGACGGTCAGGGAAGAAACCACTGGTTCGACGACGAGGCGGGGCCGGTCGTCCGGCCGTACGCCATGACGCGTGGCCGCACCACGAGTGAGGGCCAGCACCGCCTCGACCTGATCGCGGTGGTCGTCACCGAGCTCGACGCCGACGACCCGGAAACGGACCCGACGCTGTCCCCCGAGCACGTGGACATCGTCGGGCTCTGCCGGGACGAGCCCCAGTCGGTCGCCGAACTGGCCGCGGAGCTCGACCTGCCCATCGGCGTCGTCCGCGTGCTCATCGGCGATCTGGTGCACACCGGCCACGTCCATGTGACGCGTCCGGTGCCGCCGGCGGAGCTGCCGGACGAGAGTATTCTGCGCGACGTGATCAACGGCCTCCGGGCGCTGTGA